In Aequorivita sp. H23M31, a single window of DNA contains:
- a CDS encoding AAA family ATPase, which yields MDKATPHPKTFPIFATSYKNIKMALSDFILNSKETTIGLDEIHLSEENKALLAQLLKEFKHLPILEQYQLPVDNKVFLAGHTGCGKTTTAKAIAQALDKKIIVLNVGNIVSSRLGETAKNITEVFKKAIREKAVLFLDEFDSIGRLRDQEDKDSAEMKRLVNTVIQLIDELPNDTLLIAATNHASIIDSALLRRFQLKLKFNLPNQEALDDYYDSLLERFPKEIRNVERVYNISYAEAKDITFRAMKNIIIANEEVKALNKLHNNVER from the coding sequence TTGGATAAAGCAACCCCACATCCAAAAACCTTCCCTATTTTTGCAACTTCATACAAGAACATTAAAATGGCGTTATCAGATTTTATCCTGAATTCAAAAGAAACAACAATTGGCTTGGATGAAATTCATTTAAGTGAAGAAAATAAAGCGCTGCTTGCCCAGCTTTTAAAGGAGTTTAAGCATCTTCCCATATTGGAGCAATATCAGCTGCCGGTTGACAATAAGGTGTTTTTGGCGGGGCATACGGGTTGTGGAAAAACCACTACAGCCAAAGCGATCGCGCAGGCATTGGACAAAAAAATCATCGTTCTCAATGTGGGAAATATTGTTTCTTCCCGTTTGGGCGAGACTGCAAAAAATATTACCGAAGTATTTAAAAAAGCTATTCGCGAAAAAGCCGTTTTGTTCCTCGATGAATTTGATTCCATCGGAAGGTTGCGCGACCAAGAAGACAAGGATTCCGCAGAAATGAAACGGTTGGTAAATACAGTAATTCAATTGATAGACGAACTGCCAAACGACACATTGCTCATTGCTGCCACCAACCATGCAAGCATAATAGATAGTGCGCTGTTAAGAAGATTTCAACTGAAACTGAAATTCAATTTGCCCAACCAAGAAGCGCTGGATGACTATTACGATTCGCTCTTGGAACGTTTTCCAAAAGAAATTAGAAACGTGGAAAGAGTTTACAATATTTCGTATGCCGAGGCGAAGGATATTACCTTTAGAGCAATGAAAAATATAATTATCGCAAACGAAGAAGTCAAAGCCCTAAATAAGCTGCACAATAATGTAGAGCGATAG
- the rlmF gene encoding 23S rRNA (adenine(1618)-N(6))-methyltransferase RlmF, producing MVSLLSEKPLVHPKNPFNKDYDFDTLEKQYPPLKPFVFENEYGTKTIKFSDNKAVIALNTALLKMHYGITNWNIPKDNLCPPIPGRLDYLLHIADLIPKTDIHLLDIGTGANLIYPVLATRHFNWKCIASEVNLDSLNNAQKIIDKNPSLKDIELRHQEFKSCILKHIIQPTDSFDAVVCNPPFFKNRTDAVKSNLRKVQNLGIKKERTQNFGGLGNELWYKGGEEGFIKNMSEESLHFKNQVKWFTALVSRKENLKSIKRAINKTQPSEVKIVEMEQGNKQSRFIAWTFQS from the coding sequence GTGGTATCTTTACTTTCAGAAAAACCACTCGTGCATCCGAAAAATCCTTTTAATAAAGACTACGATTTTGATACTCTTGAAAAGCAGTATCCACCATTAAAACCCTTCGTTTTTGAAAACGAATACGGAACCAAAACAATAAAATTTTCCGATAATAAAGCTGTTATAGCTTTAAACACTGCCTTGCTAAAAATGCACTACGGCATAACGAATTGGAATATTCCTAAAGACAATCTCTGTCCACCCATTCCCGGGAGATTGGATTATTTGCTTCATATAGCAGATCTAATTCCCAAAACGGATATTCATTTGCTGGATATTGGTACGGGCGCAAACCTAATCTACCCCGTTCTTGCCACACGACATTTTAATTGGAAATGTATTGCCAGCGAGGTAAATCTGGATTCCCTAAATAATGCGCAGAAAATCATTGATAAAAACCCTTCATTAAAAGATATTGAGTTGCGACATCAGGAGTTTAAGAGTTGCATTCTGAAACATATCATTCAACCAACCGATTCATTTGATGCCGTGGTCTGCAATCCCCCTTTCTTTAAAAACAGAACTGATGCAGTAAAAAGTAACTTACGCAAGGTCCAAAATCTGGGAATAAAAAAAGAACGGACTCAAAACTTCGGAGGGCTGGGCAACGAGTTATGGTATAAAGGTGGCGAGGAAGGATTTATTAAAAATATGTCTGAAGAAAGTCTTCATTTTAAAAATCAAGTGAAATGGTTTACAGCCCTTGTCTCAAGAAAGGAAAATCTGAAAAGTATAAAACGCGCAATCAATAAAACCCAGCCTTCAGAAGTGAAAATTGTTGAAATGGAACAGGGGAATAAGCAAAGTCGTTTTATTGCATGGACATTTCAGAGTTGA
- a CDS encoding ABC transporter ATP-binding protein, whose product MARPQLKSITDKEEKTSVKDSFKAMKTIPRFFREIYQSSPILFFANVFSRLLNAFTPVVILWVGKMIIDEIILQVSLENKDFTLLWKYVLIEFAVAILSDLLGRLINLTDGLLGDLYSNDSSEKIIRKTAELTIAQLEDPEFYDKLERARTQTNSRVGLMSNALGQAESLISMVSLIAGLVYFEPILILILVISIIPSFINEAKFSSTRYSLARSWTSERRELDYLRFIGANNQTAKEIKLFGLTDFIAERFKNLSNDYYHLNKRLSLKQSLYGSFFNILGVLSYYGAYIYIILRVLAGVITIGELTFLSGSFNRLRSNLQGFFSRFTRISESALYLQDYFDFIDLSIEQTAEAKTPMPKTIVKGFEINNLHFSYPGNKTEVLKGVTFKLNAGEKMAFVGQNGAGKTTLIKLFLRFYEPTEGEILLDGININNFDVDEYRKRFGVIFQDFFKYEFTLRENIAIGNISEIENDEIIGYAANKSLAEQVVNDMAEGLEQRLGRRFYKGQELSGGQWQKVALARAYMKDADVMVLDEPTSALDAQAEFDVFERFIALTKGKTSIIISHRFSTVRMADRILVLQHGRVLELGTHEELMENPKLYSELFKLQAAGYQ is encoded by the coding sequence ATGGCAAGACCCCAATTAAAATCCATTACCGATAAAGAAGAGAAAACCAGCGTCAAGGATTCCTTTAAAGCTATGAAAACCATTCCCCGGTTTTTTCGGGAAATATATCAAAGCAGCCCCATTCTCTTTTTTGCGAATGTTTTTAGTCGGTTATTAAACGCATTTACCCCCGTGGTCATTTTATGGGTTGGGAAGATGATTATTGACGAGATCATCCTTCAGGTTTCCTTGGAAAACAAGGATTTTACGCTACTTTGGAAATATGTTTTAATCGAATTCGCCGTGGCCATTCTTTCTGACTTATTGGGAAGATTGATAAATCTTACCGACGGACTTTTAGGCGATCTCTACTCCAACGATTCTTCCGAAAAAATAATTAGAAAAACTGCCGAGCTTACCATCGCCCAACTGGAAGATCCCGAGTTTTACGACAAACTGGAACGTGCCAGAACACAAACCAACAGCCGCGTAGGCTTGATGAGTAATGCTCTGGGCCAAGCAGAAAGTCTTATTTCGATGGTTTCCCTGATTGCGGGATTGGTGTATTTTGAACCAATTTTGATACTTATCCTCGTAATCAGCATTATTCCTTCCTTTATAAATGAAGCAAAATTCAGTAGTACCCGATATTCGTTGGCGCGAAGTTGGACTTCCGAAAGACGTGAGTTGGATTACCTCCGGTTTATAGGTGCCAATAATCAAACTGCTAAAGAAATCAAGCTTTTCGGTCTGACCGATTTTATCGCGGAACGCTTTAAAAATTTATCGAATGATTATTACCATTTGAACAAAAGGTTGTCGCTAAAGCAAAGTCTTTATGGATCATTCTTTAATATTCTGGGTGTATTAAGTTATTATGGTGCTTATATTTATATCATTTTGCGCGTGCTCGCAGGCGTTATTACCATTGGGGAACTCACCTTTCTTTCAGGTTCCTTCAACCGATTGCGAAGCAACTTACAAGGTTTCTTTTCCCGCTTTACGCGAATTTCTGAAAGTGCGCTTTACTTACAGGATTATTTCGACTTTATAGATTTAAGCATTGAGCAAACTGCGGAAGCAAAAACCCCTATGCCAAAAACTATCGTCAAAGGATTTGAAATAAATAATCTTCACTTTAGCTATCCGGGTAACAAAACGGAAGTATTAAAAGGTGTGACCTTTAAGTTAAACGCCGGCGAAAAAATGGCCTTTGTAGGTCAGAACGGAGCAGGTAAAACTACACTTATAAAACTCTTCCTTCGCTTTTACGAACCCACCGAAGGCGAAATTCTTTTGGACGGCATAAACATCAATAATTTTGATGTGGATGAATATCGAAAGCGTTTTGGCGTTATTTTTCAGGACTTTTTTAAATATGAATTCACCCTACGGGAAAACATAGCCATCGGAAATATTTCAGAAATAGAGAATGATGAAATAATAGGATACGCAGCCAATAAAAGTCTTGCCGAGCAAGTAGTAAACGACATGGCAGAAGGCCTGGAACAGCGTTTGGGAAGACGCTTTTACAAAGGCCAGGAACTCAGCGGTGGCCAATGGCAAAAAGTAGCTCTCGCCCGCGCCTATATGAAGGACGCAGATGTTATGGTGCTCGACGAACCCACCAGCGCCTTGGATGCCCAAGCAGAGTTTGATGTTTTTGAACGATTTATCGCTCTTACCAAAGGCAAAACCAGTATTATCATCAGCCACCGTTTTAGCACGGTGCGAATGGCAGACCGTATTTTAGTATTGCAGCACGGCCGTGTTCTAGAACTTGGCACTCACGAAGAATTGATGGAGAATCCCAAATTGTATTCGGAGTTGTTTAAATTGCAGGCGGCGGGCTATCAGTAG
- a CDS encoding DUF1853 family protein: protein MNSVLGMQAEACFEAFLKCSKIYKLLTSNLQIHDSNQTLGELDYIVRDLKTQNVLHIELACKFYLYDETAGISEEEKWIGPNRKDRLIDKLEKLKEQQFPLIHAPETQQKLKDLKIEIPTEQKLCLKAFLFLPIKMDRIHLPKNYNDCIVGHWIRTDDLKEDKAALYAIPHKKEWLLPLENISEWYSFPQIIQRIEEQLLNFKSPLIYKKTNLKIEKFFVVWW, encoded by the coding sequence ATGAATTCAGTGCTCGGCATGCAAGCTGAAGCCTGTTTTGAGGCATTTTTGAAATGTTCAAAAATCTATAAACTTTTGACTTCAAATCTTCAGATACACGATAGCAATCAAACTTTGGGTGAGCTGGATTATATAGTCCGAGATTTAAAAACCCAAAATGTTTTGCATATAGAATTGGCTTGTAAATTCTATTTATATGATGAAACCGCGGGCATTTCCGAAGAAGAAAAATGGATCGGACCCAATAGAAAAGATCGACTGATAGATAAGTTGGAGAAATTAAAAGAGCAGCAATTTCCCTTAATTCATGCTCCGGAAACGCAACAGAAATTAAAGGATTTGAAAATCGAAATTCCTACCGAACAGAAGTTATGTTTAAAAGCGTTTCTCTTTTTACCAATTAAAATGGATCGTATTCATCTTCCAAAGAATTACAACGATTGCATTGTCGGCCATTGGATTAGAACTGACGATTTAAAAGAAGACAAAGCAGCTTTATATGCCATACCCCACAAAAAAGAGTGGCTTCTTCCCCTGGAAAATATTAGCGAGTGGTATTCTTTCCCCCAAATAATCCAAAGAATAGAAGAACAACTTCTAAATTTCAAATCTCCCTTGATATATAAGAAGACCAATCTCAAAATAGAAAAATTTTTCGTTGTTTGGTGGTAA
- a CDS encoding DUF1801 domain-containing protein: protein MVFKEITPDDYIGALPEERQEVMQKLRKTIKKNLPKGFEETIQYGMISYVVPHSIYPDGYHCKPSDALPFISISSLKNHIGFYHMGIYSDPELMQWFTEAYTKLAKGKLDMGKSCVRFKKMDDIPFELLGELSSKFSVDQWISKYESELKR, encoded by the coding sequence ATGGTATTTAAAGAAATCACTCCAGACGATTACATAGGTGCGTTGCCTGAAGAACGACAGGAAGTAATGCAAAAGCTACGTAAAACCATTAAAAAAAATCTTCCGAAGGGTTTTGAGGAAACCATTCAATACGGAATGATAAGCTATGTAGTGCCACACAGTATCTATCCCGATGGCTATCACTGCAAGCCGTCGGACGCACTTCCTTTTATAAGCATTTCCTCATTGAAAAATCATATAGGATTTTACCATATGGGGATTTACAGCGATCCAGAGTTGATGCAATGGTTTACGGAAGCATATACAAAACTCGCAAAAGGAAAACTGGATATGGGAAAAAGCTGCGTCCGCTTTAAAAAAATGGATGACATTCCTTTTGAGTTATTGGGTGAACTTTCCAGTAAATTTTCTGTAGACCAATGGATTTCTAAGTATGAAAGTGAATTAAAACGGTAA